The following proteins come from a genomic window of Stigmatopora nigra isolate UIUO_SnigA chromosome 9, RoL_Snig_1.1, whole genome shotgun sequence:
- the cop1 gene encoding E3 ubiquitin-protein ligase COP1, with product MMSNKRSPQIAGSASSVPSTSSSTSNNSGTGGTVNTSGASNGVTSNGNNSVNVVPSRTLAAAGDGGMSVPNLATVSSSRGGFASLSRPSASSGSRKRSLHQAPLYNGLLNSYEDKSNDFVCPICFEMIEEAHMTKCGHSFCFKCIRQSLEDSNRCPKCNYIVDNVDQLYPNFLVNELILKQKQRSEEKRLKLDHPNGSRWHIFQDVLSPDQENLDLANVNLMLELLVQKKKQLEAESQAAQRQILMEFLNEARRNKREQLEQLQKELNFLEEDIKRVEEMSGLYSPMESECTVPNVEAPSPLPSCSSIIEPPNYNQPPEFGGTTQGKRQTWYNSTLASRRKRLTAHFEDLEQCYFSNKMSRISDEGRNLNQLDDFMECLSKFTRYNSVRPLATLSYASDLYNGSSIVSSIEFDRDCDYFAIAGVTKKIKVFEYGTVIQDAVDIHYPVNEMTCNSKISCISWSSYHKNLLASSDYEGTVILWDGFTGQRSKVYQEHEKRCWSVDFNLMDPKLLASGSDDAKVKLWSTNLDNSVASIEAKANVCCVKFSPTSRYHLAFGCADHCVHYYDLRNTKQPIMVFKGHRKAVSYAKFVNGEEIVSASTDSQLKLWNVNKPHCLRSFKGHINEKNFVGLASNGDYIACGSENNSLYLYYKGLSKTLLTFKFDTVKSVLDKDKKEDDTNEFVSAVCWRALPDGESNVLIAANSQGTIKVLELV from the exons ATGATGTCAAACAAGCGGTCCCCGCAAATCGCTGGCAGTGCAAGTTCTGTGCCCAGCACAAGTAGCAGTACTAGTAACAACAGTGGTACAGGAGGCACCGTGAACACTAGTGGTGCAAGCAACGGCGTCACGAGCAATggcaacaactctgtaaatgtTGTGCCCTCCCGGACACTGGCAGCGGCGGGTGACGGTGGCATGTCCGTGCCAAATCTGGCCACCGTCTCGTCGTCCCGAGGCGGGTTCGCGTCTCTGAGTAGACCTTCTGCGTCCTCCGGGAGCAGGAAGAGGTCTCTCCATCAAGCGCCGCTTTACAACGGCCTGTTGAATTCCTATGAGGATAAAAGCAACGATTTTGTTTG CCCTATTTGCTTTGAAATGATAGAAGAAGCACACATGACAAAGTGTGGACACAGTTTTTG CTTCAAATGCATCCGGCAGAGTCTGGAGGATAGCAACAGGTGCCCCAAATGCAACTACATTGTTGATAATGTGGATCAACTTTACCCAAACTTTCTCG TTAATGAACTGATCCTTAAACAGAAGCAAAGATCAGAAGAGAAGAGACTGAAATTAGATCATCCT AATGGATCCAGGTGGCATATTTTCCAGGATGTATTGAGTCCGGACCAAGAGAACTTGGACCTGGCCAATGTTAATCTAATGTTGGAGCTactggttcagaaaaagaaacaGCTGGAGGCG GAATCCCAAGCAGCTCAAAGGCAGATTCTCATGGAGTTTCTTAACGAAGCCAGGAGAAACAAGAGAGAG CAACTGGAACAACTACAAAAGGAGCTAAACTTTCTTGAAGAGGATATTAAACGTGTTGAG GAAATGAGTGGGCTGTACTCTCCAATGGAGTCAGAATGCACAGTGCCCAATGTTGAGGCACCCTCACCATTACCCAG CTGTAGTAGTATAATTGAGCCACCCAACTATAACCAGCCGCCGGAATTTGGTGGAACAACCCAG GGGAAAAGACAGACCTGGTATAACAGCACACTTGCATCAAGGAGAAAAAGGTTAACTGCTCATTTTGAAGATCTTGAGCAGTGTTATTTCTCGAACAAAATGTCACGTATCTCAG aTGAAGGGAGGAACTTGAACCAGCTGGATGACTTTATGGAGTGTCTTTCTAAGTTCACACGCTACAATTCTGTGCGACCCCTGGCCACCCTTTCCTATGCCAGTGACCTCTATAACGGCTCCAGTATAGTCTCTag CATTGAATTTGACCGTGATTGTGACTACTTTGCCATTGCTGGTGTGACAAAGAAGATCAAGGTGTTTGAATATGGCACTGTGATCCAAGATGCAGTGGACATTCACTATCCTGTAAATGAAATGACATGTAATTCAAAAATCAG CTGTATCAGCTGGAGTAGCTATCACAAGAACCTCCTAGCCAGCAGTGACTATGAGGGTACAGTCATATTATGGGATGGATTTACTGGTCAAAGGTCAAAAGTGTACCAG GAGCATGAGAAAAGATGCTGGAGTGTGGACTTTAATCTGATGGACCCAAAATTGTTAGCGTCTGGCTCTGATGATGCTAAAG TGAAGTTATGGTCAACCAATCTGGACAATTCTGTGGCCAGCATCGAAGCTAAAGCTAATGTCTGCTGTGTTAAATTCAGTCCAACTTCCCGCTATCATCTTGCCTTTGGTTGTGCAG atcACTGTGTACATTACTATGACCTCCGTAACACTAAGCAGCCTATTATGGTGTTCAAAGGCCATCGGAAAGCTGTTTCCTATGCAAAGTTTGTTAATGGAGAGGAAATTGTTTCTGC GTCAACAGACAGTCAGCTGAAGCTGTGGAATGTCAACAAACCCCATTGCCTGCGCTCCTTCAAGGGTCACATCAATGAGAAGAATTTTGTTGGCCTGGCTTCTAATGGAGACTATATTGCCTGTG GCAGTGAGAACAATTCCTTATACCTGTACTACAAAGGACTTTCCAAAACACTTTTAACATTCAAGTTTGACACTGTAAAGAGTGTGCTTGACAAAGATAAGAAGGAAGATGACACCAATGAGTTTGTCAGCGCTGTCTGTTGGAGGGCTCTACCAGATGga GAGTCAAATGTGTTGATTGCTGCAAACAGTCAAGGAACAATCAAG GTACTTGAACTTGTCTGA